One Paralichthys olivaceus isolate ysfri-2021 chromosome 8, ASM2471397v2, whole genome shotgun sequence genomic region harbors:
- the serping1 gene encoding plasma protease C1 inhibitor → MRLQATLCVLLQLIFELSSCTQLWVIHGSTLELPCVIFQSDISGANITWKFKGKDVSPEATGPVRVKKNGLYLSISPVTSANEGEYVCLVKENNVEMINFFKIAVAASFDYTLKVFEGSPVHLPCHFPPSSQVSANALWFKETDAGKKMSLNLQDDSDYDDQRLKLLYPLDHDQTVLIRGTVMEDAGIYHCESTEGQKLSTIYIIVEVAPTPVPFLCKDSSTAWEPCQEEISRTGEPMLQESLAEFSMKLYSYLRQTYPSSNLLFSPISISGMLSHLLLGAKDDTRRAIERAVCVPHDFHCLHFHTKKLREKLSGSLQMASQIYYNPQMNLGESFTNQSIQFYEAKPTRLLNTSEENTQMINSWVANKTNNKIIQLVDSIPPSTQLLLLNAVSYSGQWKVKFDEKKGLFTKLNGDLVKVPVLYNKGYTMTMMYVLGLKSQVGRFALSGDSSLYILLPRSNKVSDLQQLEEKMTDTAVRQMMEEMKATSPQKVEVSLPKIKLDVQPDMNVLIKKLGLSSLFEEANLCGLYSEDRVVLDDVRHRAFLALTEQGVEAGAVTTIAFARTHPSFSAMRPFIMLLWSDRAEVPLFIGRVTDP, encoded by the exons ATGAGACTGCAGGCTACACTGTGCGTCTTGCTGCAGCTCATTTTTGAG CTTTCATCATGCACACAACTCTGGGTGATACATGGTTCCACTCTGGAGCTGCCATGTGTCATTTTTCAATCTGACATCAGTGGAGCCAACATCACCTGGAAATTTAAAG GTAAAGATGTTAGCCCAGAGGCGACTGGTCCTGTTAGGGTTAAAAAGAATGGCCTGTATCTGTCTATATCCCCCGTGACCTCTGCCAACGAGGGCGAGTACGTTTGTCTGGTGAAGGAGAACAATGTGGAGATGATCAACTTTTTCAAAATCGCTGTTGCTG CCTCATTTGACTATACCCTTAAGGTATTTGAAGGCTCACCTGTTCACCTGCCGTGTCATTTCCCACCCAGCAGCCAAGTCTCTGCCAATGCGCTCTGGTTCAAAGAGACGGATGCTGGGAAGAAAATGAGTCTGAATCTCCAAGACGATTCAGACTATGATGATCagagactgaagctgctttATCCACTTGACCACGATCAAACCGTCCTGATCAGAGGCACTGTCATGGAGGATGCTGGCATTTACCACTGTGAATCTACAGAGGGGCAGAAGCTCAGTACCATATACATTATTGTTGAAG TTGCTCCTACCCCTGTTCCATTCTTGTGCAAGGACTCCAGCACAGCATGGGAGCCATGTCAGGAGGAGATCAGTCGTACAGGAGAGCCCATGTTGCAGGAGTCCCTGGCAGAGTTTTCCATGAAGCTCTATTCTTACCTCAGACAGACGTATCCTTCCAGCAACTTGCTCTTTTCTCCGATCAGCATTAGCGGGATGCTCTCCCATCTGTTGCTTG GTGCAAAGGATGACACCCGCAGAGCGATTGAGAGAGCAGTCTGTGTCCCTCACGACTTCCACTGTCTTCACTTCCACACGAAGAAGTTGAGAGAGAAGTTGTCCGGCTCCTTGCAAATGGCCTCTCAGATCTACTATAACCCAC AAATGAACCTGGGTGAGTCCTTCACCAACCAGTCCATTCAGTTCTATGAAGCGAAGCCCACCAGACTGCTGAACACCAgcgaggaaaacacacagatgatcAACAGCTGGGTGGCAAATAAAACCAACAATAAAATCATACAGTTAGTTGATTCCATTCCTCCCAGtacacagctgctcctcctcaaTGCTGTCTCCTATAGTG GTCAGTGGAAGGTCaagtttgatgaaaaaaaaggtcTTTTCACAAAACTGAATGGTGACCTGGTGAAGGTGCCTGTCCTCTATAATAAGGGATACACGATGACGATGATGTATGTGTTGGGGCTGAAGTCACAG GTGGGGAGGTTTGCTCTCTCAGGTGACAGCAGCCTTTACATCCTGCTGCCTCGCTCCAACAAAGTGAGcgacctgcagcagctggaggaaaagATGACAGACACGGCCGTGCGCCAAATGATGGAAGAGATGAAAGCAACATCTCCTCAGAAGGTGGAGGTTTCTCTGCCCAAGATCAAGCTGGATGTCCAGCCAGACATGAACGTACTTATCAAGAAACTAG GTCTGTCATCACTCTTTGAGGAGGCCAACCTGTGCGGCCTGTACTCTGAGGACAGGGTGGTTCTGGACGACGTCAGACACAGGGCCTTCCTCGCGCTGACCGAACAGGGGGTGGAGGCTGGAGCGGTCACTACTATAGCGTTCGCTCGCACCCACCCTTCCTTCTCCGCCATGCGGCCCTTCATCATGCTGCTGTGGAGCGACCGGGCAGAGGTGCCACTCTTTATTGGTAGAGTGACTGACCCGTGA
- the tmem134 gene encoding transmembrane protein 134 has protein sequence MATQFSIDDAFVLEGDEEGAASNGEAEGWKGRDKEREGGEMTFGPLTFSKPQTHPLPAATGSPEHSNLKYQNLENEDAFGNNGNSSFNNFFKISDPATLSYCSSQWSFSTLSSVTHLSAHCCGWVSHPLVKKNRRVVLASFLLLITGVALIFTGVVIQLNPNAGVSSAIFFVPGFLLFIPGVYHVIYISCAVRGRRGFKLFYLPYFEK, from the exons ATGGCAACGCAGTTCAGTATCGATGATGCCTTTGTGTTGGAGGGAGACGAGGAGGGAGCTGCGTCAAATGGCGAGGCGGAGGGATGGAAGGGCCGAGAcaaggaaagagaaggaggagagatgaCGTTTGGTCCTCTTACTTTCTCTAAACCTCAGACTCACCCTCTACCTGCTGCCACTGGCTCCCCTGAACACAGTAACCTGAAGTATCAG AACCTGGAAAATGAAGATGCCTTTGGCAACAATGGCAACTCCtctttcaataacttttttaaaatcag tgACCCGGCCACACTGTCTTACTGCAGCTCCCAGTGGTCCTTCAGCACCTTGAGTTCCGTCACACATCTTTCTGCACACTGCTGTGG GTGGGTGTCCCATCCgctggtgaaaaaaaacagaagagttGTACTTGCTTCGTTCCTTCTCCTGATCACTGGAGTTG CTCTTATTTTCACAGGTGTGGTCATACAGCTGAATCCAAATGCAG GAGTTTCAAGTGCTATTTTCTTTGTCCCTGGATTTCTTCTCTTCATCCCTGGAG TGTACCATGTGATATACATCAGCTGCGCTGTCCGAGGAAGAAGAGGCTTCAAATTGTTCTACCTgccttattttgaaaaatga